One Treponema pectinovorum DNA segment encodes these proteins:
- the folD gene encoding bifunctional methylenetetrahydrofolate dehydrogenase/methenyltetrahydrofolate cyclohydrolase FolD, producing the protein MSAQVIDGKQIALQVRQGVAEKVADLKAKGITPCLAVVLVGENPASVSYVTGKRKALAEAGMKDRSEVLPENTSEEELLALIDKLNDDPSVHGILVQLPLPKHIDEDKVITKIDPKKDVDGFHPVNVGNLVIGKKAFLPCTPHGIIVLLKEIGIETSGKHALVIGRSNIVGKPVSLLLSRKDINCTVTMCHTGTKNLKELTLQADIIVAASGHPHTVTGDMVKDGAVVIDVGVNRIPDSTKKSGFRLIGDTDFEQIKEKASFITPVPGGVGPMTIAMLMYNTLEAAENSIEK; encoded by the coding sequence ATGAGCGCACAGGTTATCGACGGAAAGCAGATTGCTTTGCAAGTTAGGCAGGGAGTTGCAGAAAAAGTTGCAGATTTAAAAGCAAAGGGAATAACGCCTTGTCTTGCCGTTGTCCTTGTTGGCGAAAATCCAGCATCGGTAAGTTATGTTACAGGAAAAAGAAAGGCTTTGGCAGAAGCAGGCATGAAAGACCGTTCAGAAGTTTTGCCGGAAAATACGAGCGAAGAAGAACTTTTGGCTTTAATAGACAAATTGAATGACGACCCAAGCGTTCACGGAATTTTAGTTCAGTTGCCGCTTCCAAAACACATTGACGAAGACAAAGTTATAACGAAGATTGACCCAAAAAAAGATGTTGACGGTTTCCATCCTGTAAATGTTGGAAATCTTGTTATCGGTAAAAAAGCGTTTTTGCCTTGCACTCCGCACGGAATAATCGTACTGCTCAAAGAAATTGGCATAGAAACCAGCGGCAAGCACGCACTTGTTATAGGAAGGTCAAATATCGTTGGAAAACCAGTTTCGCTTTTGCTTTCGAGAAAAGATATAAACTGTACCGTTACGATGTGCCACACTGGAACAAAAAATCTTAAAGAGCTTACTTTGCAGGCGGATATAATAGTTGCAGCGTCTGGGCATCCGCATACGGTTACTGGCGATATGGTAAAAGACGGAGCGGTTGTTATAGATGTTGGAGTCAACCGAATTCCAGATTCAACAAAAAAGAGCGGCTTTAGATTGATTGGCGACACCGATTTTGAACAGATAAAGGAAAAAGCGAGTTTTATAACTCCTGTTCCAGGCGGAGTTGGACCTATGACAATCGCGATGCTGATGTACAACACATTGGAAGCCGCAGAAAATTCTATAGAGAAATAA
- a CDS encoding patatin-like phospholipase family protein: protein MKNGLVLEGGGMRGMFTSGVIDVFLENDIKFDGAIGVSAGATFGCNYKSKQQGRALRYNKKYGKDKRYCSLKNLLLTGDLFGAEFCYKTLPQELDIFDFKTYKENPMEFYCVVSDCKTGKPIYKKLETCVASEMDWLRASASLPIVSRVVKIDGNELLDGGITDSIPLKAFEDLGYQKNVVILTQPKGFVKKASHSKLIASLALRKYPLVKEAWFKRHEVYNAERDYVFEREKQGFCLAICPKSDLNIGRAELNPQSLQRVYDEGRLCGIENLNAVKEFLRRVDL, encoded by the coding sequence ATGAAAAATGGACTTGTCTTAGAAGGCGGTGGAATGCGCGGAATGTTCACTTCTGGCGTAATCGACGTATTTTTAGAAAACGATATAAAATTTGACGGAGCAATAGGTGTTAGCGCTGGAGCAACTTTTGGCTGCAATTATAAATCCAAGCAGCAAGGAAGAGCACTTCGCTACAATAAAAAATATGGCAAAGACAAAAGATATTGTTCTCTAAAAAATCTTCTTCTGACAGGCGATTTATTCGGTGCCGAATTTTGCTATAAGACTTTACCTCAAGAACTGGACATCTTCGACTTTAAAACTTACAAAGAAAATCCAATGGAATTTTATTGCGTTGTGAGCGACTGCAAAACAGGAAAACCAATCTACAAAAAATTAGAAACCTGCGTCGCAAGCGAAATGGACTGGTTGCGTGCGAGTGCCTCGCTTCCTATAGTTAGCCGCGTGGTTAAAATTGATGGCAATGAATTGCTCGACGGCGGAATTACAGATTCAATTCCTTTAAAAGCCTTTGAAGATTTAGGTTATCAAAAAAATGTTGTGATTTTGACTCAGCCAAAAGGTTTTGTAAAAAAAGCTTCTCATTCGAAACTCATAGCAAGCCTTGCTCTCAGAAAATATCCGCTTGTAAAAGAAGCGTGGTTTAAAAGGCATGAAGTTTATAACGCAGAACGAGATTATGTTTTTGAACGCGAAAAACAAGGTTTTTGTCTTGCGATATGCCCAAAAAGCGATTTAAACATCGGCCGTGCAGAATTAAATCCGCAAAGTCTGCAAAGGGTGTATGATGAAGGCAGGCTATGTGGAATTGAAAACCTGAATGCCGTAAAAGAATTTTTAAGGAGAGTTGACTTATGA
- the ilvC gene encoding ketol-acid reductoisomerase — MGENYFNSIPWREARLQLGHCRSMAQEEFADGVSALKGKKIVIVGCGAQGLNQGLCLRDSGLDVSYALRESAITEKRQSWKNATENGFKVGTYDELIPTADLVGNLTPDKQHSAVINDVMSKMKKGSALWYSHGFNIVEEGMQIRKDITVVMCAPKGPGTEVWHEFQRGFGVPDLIAVHPENDPENKGWSYAKALAVGMGGSKAGVLESSFVAEVKSDLMGEQTILCGMLQAGTIVCYDKMISEGLSPEYTTKFLMHGWNVISEALKWGGITNMMDRLSNPAKIKANELSVQLKKLLTPLYQKHMDDIISGKYSSTMMKDWANKDHDLLTWREETGKLAFESTPESSEEITEQEYFDKGILLVAMVKAGCELAFETMVDAGIKEESAYYESLHEVPLIANLIDRKRLYEMNRVISDTAEYGCALFSNAAVPLLQKEFMPKIHTDVIGKGLELKDSNVNNVALVNVNSQIRNHPIEIVGRKLREYMTAMKPLID, encoded by the coding sequence ATGGGTGAAAATTATTTTAATTCAATTCCTTGGCGCGAGGCTCGCCTTCAGTTAGGTCACTGTCGTTCTATGGCACAAGAAGAATTTGCAGACGGAGTTAGCGCTCTAAAAGGCAAAAAAATCGTAATAGTAGGCTGCGGCGCGCAGGGCTTAAATCAGGGACTTTGCTTGCGCGATTCTGGTTTGGACGTTTCATACGCACTTCGCGAAAGCGCTATAACAGAAAAAAGGCAGTCGTGGAAAAACGCTACAGAAAACGGTTTTAAAGTTGGCACCTATGATGAACTCATTCCAACGGCAGACTTAGTCGGAAACCTTACTCCAGACAAGCAGCACTCCGCTGTAATAAACGATGTTATGAGCAAAATGAAAAAAGGTTCTGCACTCTGGTATTCCCACGGATTTAATATCGTAGAAGAAGGAATGCAGATAAGAAAAGACATAACCGTAGTTATGTGCGCACCAAAAGGTCCTGGAACAGAAGTATGGCACGAATTCCAAAGAGGTTTTGGAGTTCCGGATTTAATCGCAGTTCATCCAGAAAATGACCCAGAAAACAAAGGTTGGTCTTATGCAAAAGCACTCGCAGTTGGAATGGGTGGTTCAAAAGCTGGCGTTCTTGAATCTTCATTTGTTGCAGAAGTAAAATCCGACTTGATGGGCGAGCAGACAATTCTGTGCGGTATGTTGCAAGCTGGCACAATCGTATGCTACGACAAGATGATAAGCGAAGGTCTTTCTCCAGAATACACGACAAAATTTTTGATGCACGGCTGGAATGTAATTTCTGAAGCGCTCAAATGGGGTGGAATTACAAATATGATGGATCGCCTTTCTAACCCTGCAAAAATCAAGGCAAACGAACTTTCAGTTCAGCTTAAAAAATTGCTCACACCGCTCTATCAAAAACACATGGACGATATAATCTCTGGCAAATATTCTTCTACAATGATGAAAGACTGGGCAAACAAAGACCACGATCTTTTAACCTGGCGCGAAGAAACTGGAAAACTCGCTTTTGAGTCAACACCAGAATCAAGCGAAGAGATAACTGAACAAGAATATTTTGACAAAGGAATTTTGCTCGTTGCAATGGTGAAAGCCGGTTGTGAACTTGCATTTGAAACTATGGTTGACGCAGGAATAAAAGAAGAATCCGCATATTATGAATCTTTGCACGAAGTTCCTCTTATTGCAAATTTGATTGACCGCAAACGCCTCTACGAAATGAACCGCGTAATTTCTGACACAGCAGAATACGGTTGTGCGTTATTCTCAAACGCAGCAGTTCCACTTTTGCAAAAAGAATTTATGCCAAAAATTCACACAGATGTAATCGGCAAAGGTCTTGAATTAAAAGATTCAAATGTAAACAACGTAGCACTCGTAAATGTTAATTCACAAATCAGAAATCATCCTATCGAAATCGTAGGTCGTAAACTTAGAGAATATATGACTGCAATGAAGCCTTTAATCGACTAA
- a CDS encoding MATE family efflux transporter produces MNKNIEIFETMPVPKAVLKFALPTVVSMIVAVFYNMVDAFFVGQTGDPSQFAAVNVATPVFMFLMAAGNIFGMGGSSFISRALGEKNYEKVKNISSFCLYAGIVTGILGGALILFKMPSILKLIGTTETTFSYASQYLSIIALGGPIIVLSTAYTNIVRGEGAAKNSMIGMMAGTAINIVLDPIFILKSFLGIPGLNMGVAGAAIATLIGNAVTLIIYLAHSASKNSSLSLKPKFFTMRQNIFTGVFSIGLPASLTNILMSLSSILTNNLLASYYSVKVTSEKLLPHITTFIDNAAVYGDIPTAAMGVALKVNMLAIFIQLGIGMGVSPLIAYNFGSKNYSRMNSFMKFAILLNVITGVALTGMYIVFAKQIINIFSKNPAVVSLGVDMIYALMTSIPFIGIMFVINFTFQAIGKGFQSLVLAVSRQGIVFLPAILLMNHFFGLSGIIFAQPIADAISVITAVLMFAFISKKFKTSSKTSQ; encoded by the coding sequence ATGAATAAGAATATTGAAATTTTTGAAACGATGCCTGTTCCAAAAGCAGTGCTAAAATTTGCTCTTCCGACAGTTGTGAGCATGATTGTTGCAGTCTTTTATAATATGGTGGACGCATTTTTCGTAGGCCAGACAGGCGACCCTAGTCAATTTGCAGCGGTAAACGTTGCAACTCCAGTTTTTATGTTTTTGATGGCGGCTGGAAACATCTTTGGGATGGGAGGCTCTTCGTTTATAAGCCGTGCCCTTGGAGAAAAAAATTACGAAAAAGTAAAAAATATTTCATCATTTTGTCTGTATGCAGGAATCGTTACAGGAATTCTTGGCGGCGCATTGATTCTTTTTAAGATGCCTTCGATTTTAAAATTGATTGGAACAACGGAAACAACTTTTTCTTACGCAAGCCAATATTTGAGCATAATCGCTTTGGGAGGACCTATAATTGTGCTTTCAACCGCATACACAAATATAGTCCGTGGCGAAGGTGCTGCAAAAAATTCGATGATTGGCATGATGGCCGGAACCGCGATTAACATTGTATTGGACCCAATATTCATTTTAAAAAGTTTTTTAGGAATTCCCGGTCTTAATATGGGCGTCGCAGGGGCAGCCATTGCAACTTTAATAGGCAACGCTGTAACTCTCATAATCTATCTTGCTCACTCGGCATCCAAAAATTCATCGCTTTCGTTAAAACCAAAATTCTTTACGATGCGGCAAAATATTTTTACAGGAGTTTTTTCGATTGGACTTCCTGCAAGCCTTACAAACATTTTGATGAGTTTGAGTTCTATCTTAACGAACAATCTTCTAGCATCGTATTACAGCGTAAAAGTAACTTCGGAAAAACTGCTTCCACACATAACAACCTTTATCGATAACGCTGCCGTTTATGGCGATATTCCAACGGCTGCGATGGGTGTTGCATTAAAGGTAAATATGCTTGCGATTTTTATTCAGTTGGGAATCGGAATGGGAGTTTCGCCTTTAATCGCCTACAACTTTGGCTCAAAAAATTATTCGAGAATGAACAGTTTTATGAAGTTTGCAATATTGTTAAACGTTATAACAGGTGTTGCCCTTACAGGAATGTACATCGTATTTGCAAAGCAGATAATAAATATATTTTCAAAAAATCCTGCGGTCGTATCTTTAGGCGTTGATATGATTTATGCGCTTATGACTTCTATTCCGTTTATTGGAATAATGTTTGTAATAAACTTTACATTCCAGGCGATAGGAAAGGGATTTCAATCTCTAGTTCTTGCGGTAAGCAGACAGGGAATCGTTTTTCTTCCTGCAATACTTTTGATGAACCACTTTTTTGGACTTTCGGGAATAATATTTGCACAGCCTATTGCAGACGCTATTTCGGTTATAACTGCAGTCTTGATGTTTGCCTTTATAAGCAAAAAATTTAAAACCTCGTCAAAAACATCACAATAA
- a CDS encoding pallilysin-related adhesin — translation MKRTIPVVFILVATFLALFLIGRNIFNKDSSISRARVVTPVVDSQKTQGENDGNEYEDSVQKSFIELANDETLLSVVTMDIDGDGFDDQINIVKTSKSPFISLIVGLYNPSTSSYLRAVLITTNVSQTRTFACTSLDVIGNHKNSLVYQGIMDNGNSVLCIFNGSRNKKNEFVLTKIADFESDGTIFIQQFERNEAYELSRTRAASFPVWVYSSDSSEDSTSLDQIQTLYDWNEDEGKYVSVRQIKVTGSKIAARELERIQDGTVATFAEFLDGLWYKTDMTGSVMRYIFFNYQNQEIIFHYEDSEEVYSWLNSNLRRNGIYFSSVNKSIENLQRRFDISLVNVDEIRVRIQDDVRMIIGENTLWDGNYKKLSEKSVDKVLGSVTLQGENAIKRLVEGQAWLSGDLSYIVFTKDGYSVDGEKIKDKGRFLVNKISSSNVLQFKSETSSKYFNGYYSISFAKITKTQTLRNGNLNEILLDDTDTLILQPVVVNPSGFFPTETQPIILKKTEVRKTDE, via the coding sequence ATGAAACGAACAATTCCCGTAGTATTTATATTGGTTGCCACTTTTCTTGCGCTCTTTTTAATTGGGAGAAATATTTTTAACAAGGATTCTTCTATATCTAGGGCGAGAGTTGTAACGCCTGTTGTGGATTCTCAAAAAACTCAAGGCGAAAACGATGGTAACGAATACGAAGATTCTGTTCAAAAATCGTTTATAGAACTTGCAAACGACGAAACTCTGCTCAGCGTAGTTACAATGGATATAGACGGCGACGGTTTTGATGATCAGATAAATATCGTAAAAACTTCAAAAAGTCCGTTTATTTCGTTAATCGTTGGGCTTTACAATCCTTCAACTTCATCGTATCTGCGCGCAGTTTTAATAACAACAAATGTTAGCCAGACAAGAACTTTTGCCTGCACAAGTTTAGACGTAATAGGAAATCACAAAAATTCGCTCGTGTATCAGGGAATTATGGATAACGGAAATTCCGTGCTTTGCATTTTTAATGGAAGCAGAAACAAAAAAAATGAATTCGTATTAACAAAGATAGCTGATTTTGAGTCCGACGGAACAATCTTTATTCAGCAATTTGAACGCAATGAAGCGTATGAATTGAGCAGAACAAGAGCAGCGAGTTTTCCTGTGTGGGTTTATTCTTCCGACAGTTCTGAAGATTCTACAAGCCTCGACCAGATTCAAACCCTTTACGACTGGAACGAAGATGAAGGCAAATATGTCTCTGTGCGTCAAATTAAAGTTACAGGAAGCAAAATTGCAGCGCGCGAATTAGAGCGCATTCAGGATGGAACGGTTGCCACTTTTGCAGAATTTTTGGACGGGCTTTGGTACAAGACAGACATGACAGGCTCTGTAATGCGATACATTTTCTTTAACTATCAAAACCAAGAGATAATATTTCACTATGAAGACAGCGAAGAAGTTTATTCCTGGTTGAATTCAAATTTAAGGCGAAACGGAATTTATTTTTCTTCCGTAAACAAATCTATAGAAAATTTGCAAAGGCGATTTGATATTTCGCTGGTCAATGTCGATGAAATTCGAGTTAGAATTCAAGATGATGTCCGCATGATAATTGGCGAAAACACACTTTGGGATGGAAATTACAAAAAACTTTCAGAAAAATCGGTCGATAAAGTTTTGGGCAGCGTAACATTGCAAGGCGAAAATGCAATAAAAAGACTTGTGGAAGGGCAGGCGTGGCTTTCTGGCGATTTGAGTTATATCGTTTTTACAAAAGATGGATATTCTGTCGATGGAGAAAAAATAAAAGACAAAGGGCGTTTTTTAGTAAATAAAATTTCTTCATCAAATGTACTTCAGTTTAAAAGTGAAACTTCATCAAAATATTTTAACGGATATTATTCGATTTCTTTTGCAAAGATAACAAAAACACAAACCCTTCGTAACGGAAACCTGAATGAAATTTTGCTTGATGATACCGACACTTTGATTTTGCAACCTGTAGTTGTTAATCCCAGCGGATTTTTTCCAACAGAAACGCAGCCCATTATTTTAAAAAAGACAGAAGTTAGAAAAACAGATGAATAG
- a CDS encoding alanine--tRNA ligase, translating into MTANELRSKYIEFFKSKNHVEISGQSLIPENDPSVLFTTAGMHPLVPYLLGEKHPAGTRLTDYQKCVRTGDIEEVGDPSHLTFFEMLGNWSLGDYFKKEAIAFSYEFLTSPKWLALDPRKISVTVFEGDENAPRDDEAVEAWKSVGMSEDKIAYLPASDNWWAAGPTGPCGPDTEIFYWVGEGVPPVGSNKATDSANWMEIWNNVFMQFNRVDEKTLVPLPKKNVDTGMGLERTNCILQGKTSVYLTEVFQPIIAKIEELSSYKYGSNPEKDRSVRIIADHSRASVFIIGDPKGISPSNVGAGYVLRRLIRRAVRHGMKLGIEKAFLAEVADSVIENFKIAYPELKANSSKIKSELTAEEEKFRLTLKKGEAEFQKLLPNLMKNPKKIISGKIAYNLYETYGYPLELTQELGQENGFTVDIEGFKVAEKKHQEASKTLDAGKAKGGLAEQSDITTKYHTATHLLQQALIDVLGEKVAQKGSNINNERMRFDFTFDRPMTQEEIKKVEDIVNQKIKEDLPVTMEIMTLDEARKEGARALFESKYGEQIKVYTIGRNSKTDWFSKEVCGGPHVQHTAQIGEFKITKEQSSSAGVRRIRAVISGGLPLDSQ; encoded by the coding sequence ATGACTGCCAACGAATTACGTTCGAAATATATCGAATTCTTTAAATCAAAAAATCATGTTGAAATTTCCGGACAGTCGTTGATTCCGGAAAATGATCCTTCGGTTCTTTTTACAACTGCTGGAATGCATCCTCTCGTTCCTTATCTTTTGGGAGAAAAACATCCTGCTGGAACTAGGCTTACGGACTATCAAAAATGCGTTAGAACTGGTGATATAGAAGAAGTGGGAGACCCAAGCCACCTTACTTTTTTCGAAATGCTAGGAAACTGGTCATTGGGCGATTATTTTAAAAAAGAAGCAATCGCTTTTTCTTATGAATTTTTAACTTCTCCAAAGTGGCTTGCACTCGATCCTAGAAAAATTTCAGTAACAGTTTTTGAAGGTGACGAAAATGCTCCTCGCGATGACGAAGCTGTTGAAGCATGGAAGAGCGTTGGAATGAGTGAGGATAAAATCGCATATCTTCCTGCAAGCGATAACTGGTGGGCAGCAGGTCCAACAGGTCCTTGTGGTCCTGATACAGAAATTTTTTATTGGGTTGGAGAAGGCGTGCCTCCTGTTGGTTCAAATAAAGCGACCGACAGCGCAAATTGGATGGAAATCTGGAACAACGTTTTCATGCAGTTTAACCGAGTTGACGAAAAGACTTTAGTTCCGCTTCCAAAAAAGAACGTAGACACTGGCATGGGGCTTGAACGCACAAATTGCATTTTGCAAGGAAAAACTTCCGTTTATCTTACAGAAGTTTTCCAGCCTATAATCGCAAAAATAGAAGAGCTTTCCTCTTACAAATACGGTTCTAATCCAGAAAAAGATAGATCTGTTCGCATAATTGCAGATCACAGCCGCGCTTCTGTTTTTATAATTGGAGATCCAAAAGGAATTTCTCCTTCAAATGTTGGTGCAGGCTATGTTTTGCGCCGTTTGATTCGCCGTGCAGTTCGCCACGGAATGAAACTCGGAATTGAAAAAGCATTTTTGGCAGAAGTTGCAGATTCTGTTATCGAAAATTTTAAAATCGCTTATCCAGAACTCAAAGCGAATTCTTCTAAGATAAAATCTGAATTGACTGCGGAAGAAGAAAAATTCCGTCTTACCTTAAAAAAGGGAGAAGCTGAATTCCAAAAACTCCTTCCAAACCTCATGAAAAACCCTAAAAAGATAATCTCTGGAAAAATTGCATACAATCTTTACGAAACCTACGGTTATCCTCTGGAACTCACTCAAGAATTGGGACAAGAAAATGGATTTACAGTCGATATTGAAGGATTTAAAGTTGCAGAAAAAAAACATCAGGAAGCGTCAAAAACTTTAGATGCAGGAAAAGCGAAGGGTGGTCTTGCAGAGCAGTCTGATATCACAACAAAGTACCACACCGCAACTCACCTTTTGCAGCAGGCTTTAATAGATGTTTTGGGCGAAAAAGTTGCTCAAAAAGGTTCAAATATCAACAACGAAAGAATGCGCTTTGACTTTACTTTTGACCGTCCAATGACACAAGAAGAAATTAAAAAGGTTGAAGACATTGTAAATCAAAAGATAAAAGAAGATTTGCCTGTTACGATGGAAATTATGACTTTGGATGAAGCGAGAAAAGAAGGTGCTCGTGCACTTTTTGAAAGCAAATATGGCGAACAGATAAAAGTTTATACGATTGGGCGCAATAGCAAAACGGATTGGTTTTCTAAAGAAGTTTGCGGTGGCCCTCATGTTCAACATACAGCACAGATTGGCGAATTTAAAATTACAAAAGAACAGTCGTCGTCTGCGGGTGTACGCAGAATCCGTGCAGTGATTTCTGGAGGACTTCCTTTGGATTCACAATAA
- a CDS encoding MOSP complex formation periplasmic protein, TDE1658 family produces the protein MKRLAFCLSLAFMICGSLFAQADLQPLATVKLNKSETITLRQLKTRVEIYAKQNGISSFTVDQKKEILNAMIDEKLVVQAATKSGMAITDSQVNQYFLQNVSAQIGRNVTEAEFEEIVKQQTGKNLDEYMKDTVGMNTSEYKAYLKNQLLAQQFVIQQKRDEISKAAPSDEEIRAFYELNKASFVQNDMLKLFLVIFPKEKDVSANAAIKSKSEALLKELKDKKTTPEKIKTNAANSKDYQGGDLFISKTAQHAQQLGISYSELLELFGKDIGYVSGINETENDFQFYSIRAKYSAKMLSLSDLVQPETTITVYDYIKSNLTQQKQSQAMIAAVQEVTKTLDTPENVERKKTGAALDKLLNW, from the coding sequence ATGAAACGTTTAGCATTTTGTTTGTCTCTTGCTTTTATGATTTGTGGAAGCCTCTTTGCACAGGCGGATTTACAGCCTCTGGCTACCGTAAAATTGAACAAGTCTGAAACGATAACTTTGAGGCAGTTAAAAACACGGGTAGAAATCTATGCAAAGCAAAATGGAATTTCTTCGTTTACCGTAGACCAAAAAAAAGAAATTCTCAACGCAATGATAGATGAAAAACTGGTTGTTCAAGCGGCAACAAAATCTGGAATGGCAATTACGGATTCTCAGGTTAATCAGTATTTTCTTCAGAACGTTAGTGCACAGATTGGAAGAAATGTTACCGAAGCAGAATTTGAAGAAATCGTAAAACAGCAGACAGGAAAAAATCTTGACGAATATATGAAAGATACAGTTGGGATGAATACTTCCGAATATAAAGCGTATTTAAAAAATCAACTTCTTGCACAGCAGTTTGTTATTCAGCAAAAACGCGATGAAATTTCAAAAGCGGCTCCAAGCGACGAAGAGATAAGAGCATTTTACGAATTGAACAAGGCAAGTTTTGTCCAAAATGATATGCTCAAACTTTTTTTGGTTATCTTTCCTAAAGAAAAAGACGTTTCTGCAAACGCTGCAATAAAATCAAAATCCGAAGCGCTCTTAAAAGAATTAAAAGACAAAAAAACAACTCCAGAAAAAATTAAAACCAACGCAGCAAATTCAAAAGATTATCAAGGTGGAGATTTATTCATAAGTAAAACCGCTCAGCATGCTCAGCAGCTAGGAATTTCTTATTCAGAATTGCTTGAACTTTTTGGAAAGGATATTGGTTATGTTTCTGGGATAAACGAAACAGAAAACGACTTTCAATTTTATTCAATCCGTGCAAAATATTCTGCAAAGATGCTTTCTTTGAGCGATTTAGTTCAGCCGGAAACTACAATAACCGTTTACGATTATATAAAATCGAATTTAACTCAGCAAAAGCAGAGCCAAGCGATGATAGCCGCTGTTCAGGAAGTTACAAAAACTTTGGATACCCCAGAAAATGTTGAACGAAAAAAAACTGGTGCTGCATTGGATAAGTTGTTAAACTGGTAA
- the nusB gene encoding transcription antitermination factor NusB: MKVSRRKGRILAFQGLYSWDVGGINKDEVLALSWATEDSDGEVLDMETSTFARVLIAGAIENQAQIDELIKSNLKGWNFDRVNKVSLAILRMSVYALLFQKEVPASIVIDEAIDIAKEYGQDDAFKFVNAVLDNINRILSQR, from the coding sequence ATAAAAGTGTCTAGAAGAAAAGGAAGAATACTCGCATTTCAAGGACTTTATTCTTGGGATGTTGGTGGAATAAACAAAGATGAAGTGCTTGCGCTCTCTTGGGCGACAGAAGACTCTGATGGCGAAGTTTTAGATATGGAAACTTCAACTTTTGCACGAGTTTTAATCGCTGGTGCAATAGAAAATCAGGCACAGATTGACGAATTGATAAAGTCAAATTTAAAAGGCTGGAATTTCGACAGAGTGAATAAGGTTTCGCTTGCAATTCTTAGAATGAGCGTTTATGCCTTGCTTTTTCAAAAAGAAGTTCCTGCCTCTATTGTTATAGATGAAGCGATTGATATTGCAAAAGAATATGGACAAGACGATGCATTTAAATTCGTGAATGCGGTCTTGGATAATATAAATAGGATTTTATCACAAAGATAG